One region of Priestia megaterium genomic DNA includes:
- a CDS encoding sensor histidine kinase, whose product MKLFYTLVLLTVFVLLFFKDLPVSLHLLLSSFIIGSFFIWRKKYQTAPSLTIKKAIVLTSFFLLLFSLSSPLSIGLTVITMIGYMTDMFSSYQQYIFVANRESSASREIQKNNELFQALRAERHDFIKHVSAVSYLLETNQRQQAQEYIQDYVEALNDTHSYIQGEHSHVASVVHQSKNQAHTWGIHMNVQLDSPLSQLPLKHLDQMNLIMNLLHNALEAAHSSEKKEITVSSMIRSGIYILEVSNSTAPLSRERQDHLFTSFHVTEKKERHEGLGTWIISELVSNYHGRLEYTYHDLTLSIKIKFPIVVSSKQAT is encoded by the coding sequence ATGAAACTATTTTACACACTAGTTTTACTAACTGTTTTCGTGCTCCTCTTTTTTAAAGACCTGCCTGTTAGTTTACATCTCCTACTTAGTTCTTTTATAATTGGTTCATTTTTTATATGGAGAAAGAAATATCAAACGGCTCCTTCACTAACGATAAAAAAAGCAATCGTACTGACGTCTTTTTTCCTGCTTTTATTTAGCCTATCTTCACCTCTTAGTATTGGCCTTACCGTTATCACAATGATTGGTTACATGACCGACATGTTTTCGTCTTATCAACAATACATATTCGTAGCTAACCGGGAAAGCAGTGCTTCACGTGAAATTCAAAAAAACAATGAGCTTTTTCAAGCATTAAGAGCTGAAAGACATGATTTTATTAAACATGTCAGCGCCGTATCCTATCTTCTAGAAACAAACCAAAGACAGCAGGCACAAGAGTATATTCAAGATTACGTTGAAGCTTTGAATGATACCCATTCATATATTCAAGGTGAACATTCGCACGTTGCTTCTGTTGTACATCAAAGCAAGAATCAAGCACATACGTGGGGAATACATATGAATGTTCAATTAGATTCACCGTTATCACAGCTGCCTTTAAAGCACCTTGACCAAATGAATCTCATCATGAATTTACTGCATAATGCTTTAGAAGCCGCTCATTCTTCTGAGAAAAAAGAGATAACCGTTTCGAGTATGATTCGAAGTGGCATTTACATTTTAGAAGTCAGCAATTCTACCGCTCCTTTATCACGAGAGCGTCAAGATCACTTGTTTACTTCTTTTCATGTGACAGAAAAGAAAGAACGCCACGAAGGCCTTGGCACGTGGATCATTTCTGAACTTGTTTCCAACTACCACGGACGCTTGGAATATACCTATCACGATTTAACTCTTTCCATTAAAATAAAATTTCCGATAGTCGTTTCCTCAAAACAAGCAACATAG
- a CDS encoding LytR/AlgR family response regulator transcription factor, which yields MKVGLVDDHSYDLEKLRISLEREDDIDILFSTSSAEEAYNEIKKNEIDLLITDIEMPKLSGYELADFINAYALDIQVIFVTGHSGFAVHAFELNVLDYIMKPYSKERLLKGIQRFHQKKQSTDTRDKLILKQKTEMQVLNKQDIIFAERTGRSTTIITTNGEFSTYQSLNEIEKELTASHFLRSHRAFIINISYIQNFSLYTKHSYSVMFQSTEKTALITKTNLDILQKEYF from the coding sequence ATGAAGGTAGGATTAGTGGATGATCATTCATATGATTTAGAAAAATTGAGGATTTCTTTAGAAAGAGAAGATGATATAGACATACTTTTTTCGACTAGCAGCGCGGAGGAAGCTTATAACGAAATTAAAAAAAATGAAATTGATTTATTAATTACAGATATTGAAATGCCAAAGCTATCAGGTTATGAGCTTGCAGACTTTATCAATGCTTACGCACTTGATATTCAAGTCATCTTTGTCACTGGGCACAGCGGCTTTGCCGTTCATGCATTTGAACTCAACGTTTTAGACTACATTATGAAGCCTTATTCTAAAGAGCGCCTGTTAAAAGGCATTCAGCGTTTTCATCAAAAAAAACAATCAACTGATACAAGAGATAAGCTTATTTTAAAACAAAAAACCGAAATGCAAGTGCTGAACAAACAAGATATTATATTTGCAGAGCGAACGGGTCGCTCTACCACCATCATAACGACAAATGGAGAATTTAGTACCTATCAATCATTAAACGAAATTGAAAAAGAATTAACAGCGAGTCATTTTCTAAGGTCGCATCGAGCTTTTATTATCAACATTTCCTATATTCAAAATTTCTCCCTGTATACTAAGCACTCCTACTCCGTGATGTTTCAAAGCACCGAAAAAACAGCTTTAATCACGAAAACAAATTTAGACATCTTGCAAAAAGAGTACTTTTAA
- a CDS encoding ABC transporter ATP-binding protein, producing the protein MIEIKGVTKYFKEKKQTITAVQDIHVTIAQGEIVGLLGENGAGKTTLLRMLSTVLEPSEGNMFIHGINIHKQPDKIKKKIGVLFGGETGLYDRLTARENLSYFAKFYGMSKHETKIRIEELAKRFGMKDYLDRRVGGFSKGMRQKVAIARTILHNPDVILFDEPTTGLDITSANMFRELIKSLQREGKTIVFSSHIMEEVEMLCQSIIMIHKGKMIYQGTNEQLYKEEESTDLNYIFMSRIVRGA; encoded by the coding sequence ATGATTGAAATCAAAGGTGTGACGAAATATTTCAAAGAGAAAAAGCAAACAATTACAGCTGTTCAAGATATTCATGTAACCATCGCACAAGGAGAAATTGTAGGACTATTAGGGGAAAATGGAGCGGGGAAAACAACTCTTTTACGTATGCTGTCGACTGTACTTGAACCATCGGAAGGTAATATGTTCATTCACGGAATAAACATTCATAAACAGCCTGATAAAATAAAGAAAAAAATCGGCGTGCTTTTTGGCGGTGAAACAGGTTTATATGACCGTTTGACTGCGCGTGAAAACTTATCTTATTTTGCTAAGTTTTATGGAATGAGCAAACATGAAACAAAGATAAGGATTGAGGAACTGGCCAAACGTTTTGGAATGAAAGACTACTTGGACCGTCGCGTCGGAGGCTTTTCAAAAGGAATGCGTCAAAAAGTAGCCATTGCACGCACTATTCTTCATAACCCGGACGTTATCCTATTTGATGAACCGACTACAGGATTAGATATTACATCAGCAAACATGTTTCGCGAGCTTATTAAAAGTCTGCAAAGAGAAGGAAAAACGATTGTTTTTTCCAGTCACATTATGGAAGAAGTGGAGATGCTGTGTCAATCTATCATTATGATTCATAAAGGAAAAATGATTTATCAAGGAACAAATGAACAGCTGTATAAAGAAGAGGAAAGTACAGACTTAAACTACATCTTTATGTCGCGTATCGTGAGGGGGGCTTAA
- a CDS encoding ABC transporter permease, with amino-acid sequence MIWHIYKKELIDCLRDRKTIIFSVLIPILLNVGIIFFADKMMASDQTDSMSVAVTKDSDASVIDWLKNDDNIKVIESRNPLSAVEQGKALAALKLPDDFSSEVRKMKSPEVTVYTDSASMNSGATAEYIQNILNKHREAIVSERLDQLNVNSQTIAPFNVVEKGVSKEDDGSLTMIAMFAPMIIIMGVFGGILPSANDIFAGEKERKTMEALLMSPVKRTQLLVGKWLTISTFGILSGLLSTFTFVLSVRYLTTVLNNALQLNGHVTTFIFSFLVTLTLLALLGAMVLCILSLLASSVKEAQSYTSQIVMVAILPYFLLMGKSVHELQPSGFLIPIYNVFALMKQLLYGVYDMQSLVYTIGSLSVCTVVLLSVGYTMFTKSRWVLGKG; translated from the coding sequence ATGATTTGGCATATTTATAAAAAAGAGTTAATAGATTGTTTGCGAGATCGCAAAACGATTATCTTTAGCGTGTTGATTCCGATTTTATTAAATGTAGGGATTATCTTTTTTGCAGACAAAATGATGGCTAGTGATCAAACAGATTCCATGTCTGTAGCTGTTACAAAAGATTCTGATGCCAGTGTGATCGACTGGTTAAAAAACGATGACAATATTAAAGTAATTGAAAGCAGAAATCCACTCAGTGCTGTAGAACAAGGGAAAGCGTTAGCGGCGTTAAAGCTACCAGACGATTTTTCTTCAGAAGTGCGTAAGATGAAATCGCCAGAAGTTACTGTTTATACGGATTCAGCGAGCATGAACTCAGGTGCTACCGCAGAGTATATACAAAATATACTGAATAAACATCGAGAAGCTATAGTTAGCGAACGCTTAGACCAACTAAATGTGAATAGTCAAACGATAGCTCCGTTTAATGTGGTTGAAAAAGGAGTGTCTAAAGAAGATGACGGCTCTTTAACAATGATTGCAATGTTTGCGCCAATGATTATCATTATGGGCGTTTTTGGGGGGATTCTTCCTTCAGCAAATGATATTTTTGCAGGTGAAAAAGAACGGAAAACAATGGAAGCTTTATTGATGTCTCCTGTAAAACGAACGCAATTACTGGTTGGGAAATGGCTTACTATCTCTACATTTGGTATATTGAGCGGTCTTTTGTCCACATTTACATTTGTTTTGTCTGTACGTTATTTAACAACCGTATTAAATAATGCACTGCAGCTCAACGGTCATGTTACAACCTTTATCTTCTCGTTTTTAGTCACCCTTACCCTGCTAGCACTTCTAGGAGCTATGGTATTATGTATTCTTAGCCTTTTAGCAAGTTCGGTTAAAGAAGCGCAGAGCTATACATCTCAAATTGTGATGGTAGCGATACTTCCATACTTTTTACTGATGGGAAAATCCGTACATGAACTGCAACCAAGCGGATTTTTAATTCCTATTTATAACGTATTTGCACTTATGAAACAGCTTCTCTACGGTGTCTATGACATGCAGAGTCTCGTTTATACAATAGGAAGCTTATCGGTTTGTACGGTTGTTTTATTATCAGTTGGTTATACGATGTTTACCAAAAGCCGCTGGGTGCTTGGTAAAGGGTAA
- a CDS encoding phosphotransferase family protein — MEQLHPIIVEEIPHSIKKYVKQIEKVTFPKQGCTSDVGILHTARGRYVLKRTKREKYRKWLYKEYYVLKNIQALADFQSPSAYKFVQTAEESWMLLEFLEGKTVREYLEKEDNEKKREHVVYEMGRLLARIHNAECPERLVSKQPWIHRMLQEAEYNLTHYEVDGNQRLLKQLQKQNMICKQEVLIHGDYTIDNVLVHDGQITAVIDWSGGTLGDARYDMALAVRFEDGIFTGKERASFFKGYGKGISQSEFCYFAEGLYEFF; from the coding sequence GTGGAACAATTGCATCCTATTATAGTAGAAGAAATTCCTCATTCGATAAAAAAGTATGTAAAGCAAATCGAAAAAGTGACGTTTCCGAAGCAAGGGTGTACCTCAGATGTTGGTATCCTTCATACGGCTAGAGGGAGATATGTTTTAAAACGGACAAAAAGGGAAAAGTACAGAAAATGGTTATATAAGGAATATTATGTATTAAAAAATATACAGGCACTGGCGGACTTTCAAAGCCCGAGCGCTTACAAGTTTGTTCAAACAGCAGAAGAGAGCTGGATGCTGCTAGAATTTCTTGAAGGAAAGACGGTAAGAGAGTATTTAGAGAAGGAAGATAATGAAAAAAAGCGTGAGCACGTTGTCTATGAAATGGGGCGTCTTCTTGCTCGTATTCACAATGCTGAGTGTCCAGAACGATTAGTGAGTAAGCAGCCGTGGATCCACCGAATGCTGCAAGAGGCAGAGTACAATTTAACTCACTATGAGGTAGACGGAAATCAACGGCTGCTAAAACAACTGCAGAAGCAAAACATGATATGCAAACAAGAGGTACTTATTCACGGAGACTACACGATTGATAATGTACTTGTACACGACGGTCAGATAACAGCTGTTATTGACTGGAGCGGAGGAACTTTAGGAGACGCTCGTTATGATATGGCGCTGGCTGTTCGTTTTGAAGACGGAATCTTTACAGGTAAAGAGCGCGCGTCTTTTTTTAAGGGATACGGCAAGGGGATTTCACAGAGCGAATTTTGTTATTTTGCAGAAGGTTTATACGAGTTTTTCTAG